The proteins below come from a single Oncorhynchus tshawytscha isolate Ot180627B linkage group LG22, Otsh_v2.0, whole genome shotgun sequence genomic window:
- the LOC112221843 gene encoding serine/threonine-protein phosphatase 6 regulatory ankyrin repeat subunit C-like isoform X1, giving the protein MGVLNITDQPPLVQAVFNRNADEIQQLLHNKKEDVNALDQERRTPLHAAACLGDVHIMDFLINAGANVNAKDHVWLTPLHRAAASRNERAVGLLLRQGAEANARDKFWQTPLHVAAANRATRCAEALLPQLSNLNMADRTGRTALHHAAQSGYMEMVKLLLNKGANLSANDKRERQPIHWAAYLGHLEVVKLLVSRSADKGCQDKQGYTPLHAAAASGHIDIVKYLLRLGAELDEPNAFGNTALHVACYTGQEAVANELVNHGANVNQPNRSGYTPLHLAAVSTNGALCLELLVNNGADVNQQSKEGKSPLHMAAIHGRFTRSQILIQNGGEIDSVDKYGNTPLHVAAKYGHELLISTLMTNGADTARQGIHGMFPLHLAVLYGFSDCCRKLLSSGQLYSIVSSMSKEHVLSAGFDINIPDNFGRTCLHAAASGGNVECLNMLLSSGTDLNQRDKSGRTPLHYAAANGRYQCTVTLVSAGAEVNEPDRTGCTPLHYSAASQAFCRMDRHFPGTLQREEDGAKESYFSCLEHLLDNGADPSLVNSKGYSAVHYAASHGNKQNLELLLEMSFNALGDIESSIPVSPLHLAADNGHWQALRVLTETAAYVDVQDASGRSVLYLASQRGYARCVEVLLAQGASCLLNENRHMWTPLHVAAANGHTECLHMLVDSGEEADLTNITDTQEQTPLMLAVLGGHTDCVHLLLEKGAWPDTKDKRGSTALHRGAALGRDECVTAMLDHKASALCRDGQGRTPLHYAASRGHTDILASLLRVATRSDPLDSLLDHEEYTPSHWAAYQGQEDCLEVLLEHKTCSIQDGNSFTPLHCALMNGHSGAAEMLLESAGVQMVNTRDTKERTPLHAAACAEDVAGLQLVLRHGAEINAVDHTGRSALMVAADNGQSGTVAILLHRAKADLTLLDDNGNTALHLACSKAHEMCALLILGEIHNPTLINATNAALQMPLHLAARNGLATVVQALLSRGATVLAVDEEGHTPALACAPNKDVADCLALILSTMKPFPPLDPSSCPCSSSSVSPSLNLLKHCGITAACTPLPNGGLHHHNGYVKDRHAAVSLDGCLSE; this is encoded by the exons GACCAAGAGCGCCGCACGCCGCTACATGCTGCTGCCTGTTTGGGAGATGTTCATATCATGGACTTCCTCATCAATGCAG GTGCAAATGTAAATGCTAAGGACCATGTGTGGTTAACTCCATTGCACAGGGCAGCTGCCTCCCGGAATGAA AGGGCAGTGGGACTACTTCTGCGGCAGGGAGCTGAGGCCAATGCACGGGACAAGTTCTGGCAGACACCACTGCATGTTGCAGCTGCCAATAGAGCCACACGCTGTGCAGAGGCCCTGCTCCCCCAGCTGAGCAACCTGAACATGGCAGACCGCACTGGCAGAACCGCTTTGCACCATGCTGCTCAGAGCGGATACatggag ATGGTGAAGTTGCTGCTGAATAAAGGAGCCAACTTGAGTGCcaatgataagagagagagacagcctatccactgGGCAGCGTACTTGG GGCATCTGGAGGTGGTGAAGCTGCTAGTGTCTCGGAGTGCAGACAAAGGCTGCCAGGACAAGCAGGGTTACACCCCTCTCCACGCTGCAGCTGCCAGCGGACACATTGACATCGTCAAGTACCTTCTGAGGCTTGGGGCAGAG CTGGATGAGCCCAATGCCTTTGGGAACACTGCACTGCATGTGGCCTGCTACACAGGCCAGGAGGCTGTGGCCAATGAACTGGTGAACCACGGAGCTAACGTCAACCAGCCCAACAGGAGTGGCTACACCCCACTGCACCTGGCTGCTGTATCCACCAACGGGGCCCTCTGCCTGGAGCTGCTGGTCAACAATGGGGCTGACGTCAACCAGCAG agTAAAGAAGGGAAGAGCCCCCTGCACATGGCAGCTATACACGGACGCTTCACCCGCTCTCAGATCCTCATCCAAAACG GTGGAGAGATTGACAGTGTGGATAAATATGGCAATACCCCCCTCCATGTTGCTGCTAAGTACGGCCATGAGCTGCTGATCAGCACTCTGATGACCAACGGTGCAGATACAGCCAGACAAGGGATTCATGGGATGTTCCCTCTGCACCTGGCTGTGCTCTATGGGTTTTCAGACTGTTGTCGCAAGCTACTCTCCTCAG GTCAGCTGTACAGTATTGTTTCTTCTATGAGTAAGGAGCACGTTCTATCAGCCGGGTTTGACATCAACATCCCAGACAACTTTGGGAGGACGTGTCTACACGCTGCTGCCTCTGGAGG AAACGTTGAATGTCTGAACATGCTGTTAAGCAGTGGTACCGACTTGAATCAAAGGGACAAGTCGGGAAG GACTCCTTTGCATTATGCAGCTGCTAATGGGAGGTACCAGTGCACCGTGACCCTAGTGAGCGCTGGCGCTGAGGTCAACGAGCCTGACCGTACAGGCTGTACTCCCCTGCACTACTCCGCTGCCTCCCAGGCCTTCTGCAG AATGGACCGACATTTCCCCGGGACTCttcagagggaggaggatggagcaAAGGAGTCCTATTT TAGTTGTTTGGAGCATCTGTTGGACAACGGTGCCGACCCGTCCCTGGTCAACTCTAAAGGTTACAGTGCTGTTCATTATGCTGCTTCCCATGGCAACAAGCAGAACCTGGAGCTG CTCCTGGAAATGTCGTTTAACGCATTGGGAGACATTGAGAGCAGTATTCCAGTGAGTCCATTGCATTTAGCT gCTGATAATGGCCACTGGCAGGCGCTGCGTGTGCTGACGGAGACTGCTGCGTACGTGGACGTGCAGGATGCCTCGGGCCGCTCTGTGCTCTACCTGGCCTCCCAGAGAGGTTACGCCCGCTGTGTCGAGGTCCTGCTAGCCCAGGGGGCCTCCTGCCTCCTCAACGAGAACAGACATATGTGGACCCCTCTACATGTCGCAG CTGCCAACGGCCACACTGAATGTCTGCACATGCTGGTGGACAGTGGGGAGGAGGCAGACCTTACCAACATCACAGACACGCAGGAACA GACTCCTCTGATGCTGGCCGTCCTGGGTGGCCATACAGACTGTGTCCACCTGCTGTTGGAGAAGGGGGCCTGGCCTGACACCAAAGACAAGAGGGGCAGCACTGCCCTGCACAGAGGG GCTGCGTTGGGCCGTGACGAATGTGTCACAGCCATGCTGGACCACAAGGCCTCTGCACTGTGTCGGGATGGCCAGGGTCGTACCCCACTGCACTACGCTGCCTCCCGCGGCCACACTGACATCCTCGCCAGTCTGCTGCGTGTGGCCACACGCTCCGACCCTCTTGACTCCCTATTGGACCATGAAGAGTACACGCCATCACACTGGGCTGCTTACCAAG GGCAAGAAGACTGTTTGGAGGTTTTACTTGAACACAAAACTTGTAGTATCCAGGACGGAAACTCCTTTACCCCATTGCACTGTGCTCT AATGAATGGCCATAGTGGAGCTGCAGAGATGCTGTTGGAATCTGCTGGCGTACAGATGGTTAACACCAGGGATACTAAAGAAAG GACCCCTCTTCATGCCGCAGCATGTGCTGAGGATGTGGCGGGGCTGCAGCTGGTCCTACGCCACGGAGCTGAGATCAATGCCGTGGACCACACCGGACGCTCTGCTCTCATGGTCGCCGCCGACAACGGACAGAGTGGCACCGTGG CCATCCTCTTGCACCGAGCCAAGGCTGACCTGACACTGCTGGACGACAATGGAAACACTGCCCTGCATCTGGCCTGCAGCAAA GCTCATGAGATGTGTGCCCTGCTGATTCTGGGGGAGATCCATAACCCTACCCTCATCAATGCAACCAACGCTGCACTGCAAATGCCGCTGCATCTAGCAGCACGCAACGGTCTGGCCACAGTGGTCCAGGCACTGCTGAGTCGAGGAGCCACAGTGCTGGCAGTGGATGAGGAGG GACACACTCCAGCCCTGGCCTGCGCCCCCAACAAGGACGTAGCTGACTGCCTGGCTCTGATCCTCTCCACCATGAAACCTTTCCCTCCTCTGGACCCTTCCTCCTgcccctgctcctcttcctccgtcTCCCCCAGTCTCAACCTACTGAAGCATTGCGGCATCACTGCTGCCTGCACGCCGCTGCCCAACGGAGGCCTCCACCATCACAACGGCTATGTCAAAGACCGCCATGCCGCTGTCAGCCTGGATGGATGCCTTTCTGAGTGA
- the LOC112221843 gene encoding serine/threonine-protein phosphatase 6 regulatory ankyrin repeat subunit C-like isoform X2: MGVLNITDQPPLVQAVFNRNADEIQQLLHNKKEDVNALDQERRTPLHAAACLGDVHIMDFLINAGANVNAKDHVWLTPLHRAAASRNERAVGLLLRQGAEANARDKFWQTPLHVAAANRATRCAEALLPQLSNLNMADRTGRTALHHAAQSGYMEMVKLLLNKGANLSANDKRERQPIHWAAYLGHLEVVKLLVSRSADKGCQDKQGYTPLHAAAASGHIDIVKYLLRLGAELDEPNAFGNTALHVACYTGQEAVANELVNHGANVNQPNRSGYTPLHLAAVSTNGALCLELLVNNGADVNQQSKEGKSPLHMAAIHGRFTRSQILIQNGGEIDSVDKYGNTPLHVAAKYGHELLISTLMTNGADTARQGIHGMFPLHLAVLYGFSDCCRKLLSSGQLYSIVSSMSKEHVLSAGFDINIPDNFGRTCLHAAASGGNVECLNMLLSSGTDLNQRDKSGRTPLHYAAANGRYQCTVTLVSAGAEVNEPDRTGCTPLHYSAASQAFCRMDRHFPGTLQREEDGAKESYFCLEHLLDNGADPSLVNSKGYSAVHYAASHGNKQNLELLLEMSFNALGDIESSIPVSPLHLAADNGHWQALRVLTETAAYVDVQDASGRSVLYLASQRGYARCVEVLLAQGASCLLNENRHMWTPLHVAAANGHTECLHMLVDSGEEADLTNITDTQEQTPLMLAVLGGHTDCVHLLLEKGAWPDTKDKRGSTALHRGAALGRDECVTAMLDHKASALCRDGQGRTPLHYAASRGHTDILASLLRVATRSDPLDSLLDHEEYTPSHWAAYQGQEDCLEVLLEHKTCSIQDGNSFTPLHCALMNGHSGAAEMLLESAGVQMVNTRDTKERTPLHAAACAEDVAGLQLVLRHGAEINAVDHTGRSALMVAADNGQSGTVAILLHRAKADLTLLDDNGNTALHLACSKAHEMCALLILGEIHNPTLINATNAALQMPLHLAARNGLATVVQALLSRGATVLAVDEEGHTPALACAPNKDVADCLALILSTMKPFPPLDPSSCPCSSSSVSPSLNLLKHCGITAACTPLPNGGLHHHNGYVKDRHAAVSLDGCLSE; this comes from the exons GACCAAGAGCGCCGCACGCCGCTACATGCTGCTGCCTGTTTGGGAGATGTTCATATCATGGACTTCCTCATCAATGCAG GTGCAAATGTAAATGCTAAGGACCATGTGTGGTTAACTCCATTGCACAGGGCAGCTGCCTCCCGGAATGAA AGGGCAGTGGGACTACTTCTGCGGCAGGGAGCTGAGGCCAATGCACGGGACAAGTTCTGGCAGACACCACTGCATGTTGCAGCTGCCAATAGAGCCACACGCTGTGCAGAGGCCCTGCTCCCCCAGCTGAGCAACCTGAACATGGCAGACCGCACTGGCAGAACCGCTTTGCACCATGCTGCTCAGAGCGGATACatggag ATGGTGAAGTTGCTGCTGAATAAAGGAGCCAACTTGAGTGCcaatgataagagagagagacagcctatccactgGGCAGCGTACTTGG GGCATCTGGAGGTGGTGAAGCTGCTAGTGTCTCGGAGTGCAGACAAAGGCTGCCAGGACAAGCAGGGTTACACCCCTCTCCACGCTGCAGCTGCCAGCGGACACATTGACATCGTCAAGTACCTTCTGAGGCTTGGGGCAGAG CTGGATGAGCCCAATGCCTTTGGGAACACTGCACTGCATGTGGCCTGCTACACAGGCCAGGAGGCTGTGGCCAATGAACTGGTGAACCACGGAGCTAACGTCAACCAGCCCAACAGGAGTGGCTACACCCCACTGCACCTGGCTGCTGTATCCACCAACGGGGCCCTCTGCCTGGAGCTGCTGGTCAACAATGGGGCTGACGTCAACCAGCAG agTAAAGAAGGGAAGAGCCCCCTGCACATGGCAGCTATACACGGACGCTTCACCCGCTCTCAGATCCTCATCCAAAACG GTGGAGAGATTGACAGTGTGGATAAATATGGCAATACCCCCCTCCATGTTGCTGCTAAGTACGGCCATGAGCTGCTGATCAGCACTCTGATGACCAACGGTGCAGATACAGCCAGACAAGGGATTCATGGGATGTTCCCTCTGCACCTGGCTGTGCTCTATGGGTTTTCAGACTGTTGTCGCAAGCTACTCTCCTCAG GTCAGCTGTACAGTATTGTTTCTTCTATGAGTAAGGAGCACGTTCTATCAGCCGGGTTTGACATCAACATCCCAGACAACTTTGGGAGGACGTGTCTACACGCTGCTGCCTCTGGAGG AAACGTTGAATGTCTGAACATGCTGTTAAGCAGTGGTACCGACTTGAATCAAAGGGACAAGTCGGGAAG GACTCCTTTGCATTATGCAGCTGCTAATGGGAGGTACCAGTGCACCGTGACCCTAGTGAGCGCTGGCGCTGAGGTCAACGAGCCTGACCGTACAGGCTGTACTCCCCTGCACTACTCCGCTGCCTCCCAGGCCTTCTGCAG AATGGACCGACATTTCCCCGGGACTCttcagagggaggaggatggagcaAAGGAGTCCTATTT TTGTTTGGAGCATCTGTTGGACAACGGTGCCGACCCGTCCCTGGTCAACTCTAAAGGTTACAGTGCTGTTCATTATGCTGCTTCCCATGGCAACAAGCAGAACCTGGAGCTG CTCCTGGAAATGTCGTTTAACGCATTGGGAGACATTGAGAGCAGTATTCCAGTGAGTCCATTGCATTTAGCT gCTGATAATGGCCACTGGCAGGCGCTGCGTGTGCTGACGGAGACTGCTGCGTACGTGGACGTGCAGGATGCCTCGGGCCGCTCTGTGCTCTACCTGGCCTCCCAGAGAGGTTACGCCCGCTGTGTCGAGGTCCTGCTAGCCCAGGGGGCCTCCTGCCTCCTCAACGAGAACAGACATATGTGGACCCCTCTACATGTCGCAG CTGCCAACGGCCACACTGAATGTCTGCACATGCTGGTGGACAGTGGGGAGGAGGCAGACCTTACCAACATCACAGACACGCAGGAACA GACTCCTCTGATGCTGGCCGTCCTGGGTGGCCATACAGACTGTGTCCACCTGCTGTTGGAGAAGGGGGCCTGGCCTGACACCAAAGACAAGAGGGGCAGCACTGCCCTGCACAGAGGG GCTGCGTTGGGCCGTGACGAATGTGTCACAGCCATGCTGGACCACAAGGCCTCTGCACTGTGTCGGGATGGCCAGGGTCGTACCCCACTGCACTACGCTGCCTCCCGCGGCCACACTGACATCCTCGCCAGTCTGCTGCGTGTGGCCACACGCTCCGACCCTCTTGACTCCCTATTGGACCATGAAGAGTACACGCCATCACACTGGGCTGCTTACCAAG GGCAAGAAGACTGTTTGGAGGTTTTACTTGAACACAAAACTTGTAGTATCCAGGACGGAAACTCCTTTACCCCATTGCACTGTGCTCT AATGAATGGCCATAGTGGAGCTGCAGAGATGCTGTTGGAATCTGCTGGCGTACAGATGGTTAACACCAGGGATACTAAAGAAAG GACCCCTCTTCATGCCGCAGCATGTGCTGAGGATGTGGCGGGGCTGCAGCTGGTCCTACGCCACGGAGCTGAGATCAATGCCGTGGACCACACCGGACGCTCTGCTCTCATGGTCGCCGCCGACAACGGACAGAGTGGCACCGTGG CCATCCTCTTGCACCGAGCCAAGGCTGACCTGACACTGCTGGACGACAATGGAAACACTGCCCTGCATCTGGCCTGCAGCAAA GCTCATGAGATGTGTGCCCTGCTGATTCTGGGGGAGATCCATAACCCTACCCTCATCAATGCAACCAACGCTGCACTGCAAATGCCGCTGCATCTAGCAGCACGCAACGGTCTGGCCACAGTGGTCCAGGCACTGCTGAGTCGAGGAGCCACAGTGCTGGCAGTGGATGAGGAGG GACACACTCCAGCCCTGGCCTGCGCCCCCAACAAGGACGTAGCTGACTGCCTGGCTCTGATCCTCTCCACCATGAAACCTTTCCCTCCTCTGGACCCTTCCTCCTgcccctgctcctcttcctccgtcTCCCCCAGTCTCAACCTACTGAAGCATTGCGGCATCACTGCTGCCTGCACGCCGCTGCCCAACGGAGGCCTCCACCATCACAACGGCTATGTCAAAGACCGCCATGCCGCTGTCAGCCTGGATGGATGCCTTTCTGAGTGA